A genome region from Populus alba chromosome 3, ASM523922v2, whole genome shotgun sequence includes the following:
- the LOC118037948 gene encoding single-stranded DNA-binding protein WHY2, mitochondrial, with protein MMKLSRLLNSNRNAVGKPTDVRDGSALHALTFQAGISTGGKSSIQDRVFAPYSVFKGKAALSVEPVLPTFSKFGSGNLRVDRRGSMMLTFLPAIGERKYDYEKRQKFALSATEVGSLISTGPKDSCEFFHDPSMLSSNAGQVRKNLSIKPHADGSGYFVSLSVVNNILKTTERFTVPVTTAEFTVLKTACSFALPHIMGWDRLTTPLPGTLASKLSKVDPQMPDLEWDK; from the exons ATGATGAAACTATCGAGACTTCTGAACTCCAACag GAATGCAGTTGGGAAACCTACTGATGTTAGAGATGGTTCAGCATTGCATGCTTTAACTTTCCAGGCTGGCATTTCTACTGGTGGGAAGAGTTCTATTCAAG ATCGTGTATTTGCTCCTTATTCTGTTTTCAAGGGTAAAGCTGCGCTCTCTGTTGAACCTGTTCTTCCAACTTTCTCTAAGTTTGGT TCTGGGAATCTTAGAGTTGACCGACGTGGTTCTATGATGTTAACTTTCTTGCCTGCTATAGGTGAGCGTAAGTATGACTATGAAAAGAGACAG AAGTTTGCTCTATCAGCAACAGAAGTGGGATCTTTGATAAGCACGGGTCCCAAAGATTCTTGTGAATTCTTCCATGATCCCTCAATGTTGTCAAG CAATGCTGGCCAAGTGAGAAAGAACTTATCAATTAAGCCACACGCAGATGGTAGTGGCTATTTTGTTTCATTAA GTGTTGTCAACAACATCCTGAAAACTACCGAACGATTTACTGTTCCTGTAACGACTGCTGAATTTACAGTTCTGAAGACAGCTTGCAGT TTTGCATTGCCCCACATCATGGGTTGGGATCGGTTGACTACTCCGCTTCCTGGAACCTTAGCATCAAAGCTGTCAAAAGTGGATCCACAAATGCCTGATTTAGAATGGGATAAATGA